In the genome of Thiomicrospira aerophila AL3, one region contains:
- the radC gene encoding RadC family protein: MFKLSSQQKAILKEAEAIYALMASNASDEVFNSPELSAELFKTRLVGEEREHFEVLFLNQQHIMIDVQRLFSGTINQASVHPREIAKKALELNAAAIVIAHNHPSGKANPSKSDINMTRIVKDAMELIEVKLLDHIIVGHHGLWHSMAQAGEI; this comes from the coding sequence ATGTTTAAATTATCTAGCCAGCAAAAAGCCATCTTAAAAGAAGCTGAGGCAATCTATGCGCTTATGGCATCAAATGCTAGTGATGAAGTGTTTAACTCGCCGGAGTTATCCGCTGAGTTATTTAAAACTAGGTTAGTGGGAGAAGAAAGAGAGCATTTTGAAGTTCTTTTTTTGAATCAACAGCACATCATGATTGATGTTCAAAGACTGTTTTCAGGAACTATAAATCAAGCAAGCGTTCACCCACGGGAGATCGCTAAAAAGGCCTTGGAGTTAAATGCGGCTGCAATTGTGATAGCGCATAACCACCCATCAGGCAAAGCTAATCCATCAAAAAGTGACATTAACATGACGCGGATTGTCAAAGATGCGATGGAGCTTATTGAAGTAAAACTGCTCGATCACATTATTGTCGGCCATCATGGGCTATGGCACTCAATGGCCCAAGCAGGCGAAATATGA
- a CDS encoding RNA-binding protein: MLVTINQVENFVSKAIANQICADDLGIRLQWRFQKHLFVAKFYKSEPIMHVGLINGTVELESIELPYDPKTNMQRLVQELKLRKVSEVLLHQARQVGLVDGVKFQ, encoded by the coding sequence ATGCTAGTTACCATTAACCAAGTAGAAAACTTTGTTTCAAAAGCCATCGCAAATCAAATTTGTGCTGATGATCTGGGTATAAGGCTTCAATGGAGATTTCAAAAGCATCTATTTGTAGCCAAATTTTATAAGTCAGAACCCATCATGCACGTTGGATTGATTAATGGCACTGTAGAGCTTGAATCAATTGAACTGCCTTATGATCCTAAAACCAACATGCAGCGCTTGGTTCAGGAGCTTAAACTTCGCAAGGTTAGTGAAGTATTGCTTCATCAAGCTAGGCAGGTTGGTCTAGTGGATGGCGTTAAATTTCAATAG
- a CDS encoding ArdC family protein: MSMDKVFQKVTDQIVAALEAGVDGSFELPWVRMKSVAINAKTGRRLVGISQLLCSMSMVEHGFETNKWLTMKQANELGGKIDKGSKSTLVFWLRPFLEVLVDGKKKLISPEGNQLHEAMEAGEPIIWSYRFAPYFNVEQISDLPDEMYEPVNQTLAHGLGDGFEPIQEAEEFVRMLQSSTDPLKLIHKGVSAHYAPGLDQVVMPQREKFKSELGYYSTIFHEIGHWTGHQSRNAREGIVNFDRFGSSKYAFEELVAELSASFKMAEMGLEREVREDHIHYIADWIKVLKNDPKAIFKAAQDAARAVRYVNKLVDEHQPALFESVA; this comes from the coding sequence ATGTCTATGGATAAAGTTTTTCAAAAAGTTACTGATCAAATTGTTGCTGCGCTTGAAGCGGGTGTTGATGGCTCTTTTGAGTTGCCATGGGTTCGCATGAAATCCGTGGCAATCAATGCTAAAACCGGTCGTCGTTTAGTGGGTATTTCTCAACTTCTTTGCTCTATGAGCATGGTTGAGCATGGCTTTGAAACCAATAAATGGTTAACCATGAAACAAGCGAATGAACTTGGCGGCAAGATCGATAAAGGGTCAAAGTCAACGCTAGTGTTCTGGCTTCGACCTTTTCTTGAGGTTTTGGTTGATGGCAAAAAGAAATTGATTTCGCCTGAAGGCAATCAGCTTCATGAAGCTATGGAAGCCGGTGAACCAATTATTTGGTCATATCGCTTTGCGCCCTATTTTAATGTGGAGCAAATTAGTGATCTACCCGATGAAATGTATGAGCCAGTGAATCAAACATTGGCACATGGTCTAGGGGATGGATTTGAGCCTATCCAAGAGGCTGAAGAGTTTGTAAGGATGTTGCAGTCTTCTACAGATCCTCTCAAACTGATACATAAAGGAGTTTCGGCGCATTATGCGCCGGGGCTGGATCAGGTAGTCATGCCTCAGCGTGAAAAGTTTAAGTCTGAATTAGGCTACTACTCAACAATTTTTCACGAAATCGGGCATTGGACGGGGCATCAGTCTCGTAATGCCCGTGAGGGAATTGTGAACTTTGATCGTTTTGGCTCTTCTAAATACGCTTTTGAAGAATTGGTGGCTGAATTATCAGCATCATTCAAGATGGCTGAAATGGGCTTGGAGCGTGAAGTGCGCGAAGATCACATTCATTACATCGCTGACTGGATCAAGGTTTTAAAAAATGATCCCAAAGCAATATTTAAAGCAGCACAGGATGCAGCGCGAGCGGTGCGTTATGTCAACAAACTGGTCGATGAACATCAACCGGCTTTGTTTGAATCTGTTGCTTAA
- the pilL2 gene encoding PFGI-1 class ICE element type IV pilus protein PilL2 — MKIKTALLAALIASNASLVFADERIGRYTSATPGPAPYQTNLLSSVIHLTLPREINRIGDAYTVLLSESGYRLSSEQDPNIHQLFNQPVPAVHRQIGPMQLIQALEVLAGEQWMININPVLRTISFELRDEYRHFLDGVESTGCFANQVKSFIPLHFDTNSVALQPRHKTLIDALVSDLRLNPDAKINIRGFSDPIGSDEAKMTISLQRALSVANQIEDMGLKPQILSVKGMGHVDEKHDLPYAQQRVVEIEVLGCNK, encoded by the coding sequence ATGAAAATTAAAACTGCATTACTTGCCGCCCTGATTGCATCCAATGCCTCACTTGTATTTGCGGATGAACGGATTGGTCGTTACACATCTGCGACACCCGGCCCTGCACCCTACCAAACTAACCTGCTTAGTAGCGTTATCCATCTAACCCTGCCTAGAGAAATTAATCGTATTGGTGATGCCTATACGGTTTTGTTATCTGAATCCGGCTACCGCTTATCAAGCGAGCAAGATCCCAATATCCACCAACTTTTTAATCAGCCGGTTCCGGCGGTACATCGTCAGATCGGGCCTATGCAGTTAATTCAAGCATTAGAGGTATTGGCCGGTGAGCAATGGATGATAAATATTAATCCCGTGCTTAGGACAATTAGTTTTGAGTTACGCGATGAATACCGCCATTTTTTAGATGGCGTAGAATCTACCGGCTGTTTTGCCAACCAAGTTAAATCGTTTATACCACTTCATTTCGACACAAATTCCGTAGCACTGCAACCAAGGCATAAAACTTTGATAGACGCCTTGGTGTCTGATTTGAGACTTAATCCAGATGCCAAAATCAATATCCGAGGGTTTTCTGATCCTATTGGTTCAGATGAAGCAAAAATGACCATTTCTCTTCAAAGAGCGTTGTCAGTTGCCAATCAAATTGAAGACATGGGGCTAAAACCTCAGATCCTATCTGTTAAAGGCATGGGGCATGTTGATGAAAAACATGATTTACCTTATGCCCAGCAGCGTGTTGTTGAAATTGAGGTTCTTGGTTGTAATAAATAA
- a CDS encoding TraU family protein — MKKLKQKACVALFSILVTSPAKSNTFSTDTLFEAWLTDQCVEYCFVGICVFLRSSAFPPSCTIVTTPRVEHYWPDFLVTVQNRPSENPYNEFRMAMEAVENEALSAQSSIISAVLSSRNPGSTGAGSLAVPDTNRDKITNFKEANVIGNPVLIMSDAMSEYTCPTRVRPFTPYYSSAFDAFAWRTGISDIFTLDAWTPGRREIGSMTPTNPFGNTWGAVQPRQGFTAQGNDIKASAVVAQRAVDIVLAGGGGHLYVSPRSGGGSFNPFNPGSQDSFAENVGINFRNQIGSANPGSDANIAPNHGNVNQPVGSNEKTARWQMVSPRKDNICRAFGADNQWFNTGITDVMRYNNNRQSERQQYAYNYWQKYACCWPSGGRHLTTISIPRVCLTFGSGGSGGSGDDSGGSSGSGDGSTGSGVGSQVVAGSAAVGAVGLVSAGSASSTDQKYDDSIDDMERERGELHERIEYLETQIIVNNQKRDALHAEYTQHYNNLPGLQSQQTQLQNEIADLTRRINNANRQLSDLDEQISNTDDEAELEELNQQRNSLVGFINNLQTNRSRLNGQLANINQQISHAESRLNAIPGEIRQTDAKIVELETERQGLPY, encoded by the coding sequence ATGAAAAAGTTGAAGCAAAAAGCCTGTGTTGCATTATTTTCAATATTAGTAACAAGTCCTGCAAAATCAAATACATTTTCGACTGATACCCTCTTTGAAGCTTGGCTTACCGATCAGTGTGTAGAATATTGCTTTGTCGGTATTTGTGTGTTTTTGCGTTCCTCAGCTTTTCCACCATCATGCACAATAGTAACCACGCCTAGAGTTGAGCACTATTGGCCAGATTTTTTAGTTACTGTGCAAAATCGGCCTTCAGAGAATCCCTATAACGAGTTTAGAATGGCTATGGAGGCTGTTGAGAACGAGGCGTTATCAGCTCAATCATCTATAATTTCAGCCGTTTTATCATCACGAAATCCTGGTAGTACCGGTGCAGGTTCTCTCGCCGTACCAGATACAAACAGAGATAAAATCACCAACTTCAAAGAAGCCAATGTTATTGGCAACCCAGTATTGATCATGTCAGATGCCATGAGTGAATATACATGCCCTACCCGCGTTAGGCCCTTTACACCCTACTATTCTTCCGCCTTTGATGCGTTTGCTTGGAGAACCGGTATATCCGATATTTTCACACTTGATGCTTGGACGCCCGGACGACGCGAAATTGGCTCTATGACTCCAACAAACCCATTTGGTAATACTTGGGGTGCTGTACAACCCAGACAGGGCTTTACAGCGCAAGGTAATGACATTAAAGCATCAGCTGTGGTTGCACAAAGAGCCGTCGATATTGTTTTAGCTGGCGGCGGCGGCCACTTGTACGTATCGCCCCGATCCGGCGGCGGTAGCTTTAATCCTTTTAACCCGGGATCCCAAGATAGTTTTGCAGAGAATGTAGGCATCAATTTTAGGAATCAAATTGGCAGTGCAAACCCAGGATCAGACGCTAACATTGCGCCCAATCATGGTAATGTGAATCAACCTGTTGGATCAAATGAAAAAACAGCAAGATGGCAGATGGTTTCACCACGCAAAGATAATATTTGCCGTGCATTTGGTGCCGATAATCAATGGTTTAATACTGGTATTACTGACGTGATGCGTTATAACAATAATCGTCAATCCGAAAGACAACAATATGCTTATAACTATTGGCAAAAATATGCTTGCTGCTGGCCCAGTGGTGGCAGGCATTTAACAACTATTTCAATACCAAGGGTTTGTTTAACTTTTGGCTCGGGAGGGTCAGGTGGTTCGGGGGATGATTCTGGTGGATCAAGTGGTTCGGGGGATGGCTCTACTGGCTCTGGTGTCGGGTCACAAGTCGTGGCAGGCTCTGCTGCTGTAGGTGCCGTCGGCTTGGTGTCAGCTGGTTCAGCCTCATCAACCGATCAAAAGTATGATGATTCTATAGATGATATGGAGCGAGAGCGTGGTGAATTACATGAAAGAATTGAATATCTTGAAACGCAGATTATCGTTAATAACCAAAAAAGGGATGCTTTACATGCCGAGTACACCCAACACTACAATAATCTGCCTGGTCTTCAATCTCAACAGACTCAATTACAAAATGAGATTGCAGACTTAACGAGAAGAATTAACAACGCTAACAGGCAATTGAGTGACTTAGATGAACAAATAAGCAACACTGACGATGAAGCTGAGCTTGAAGAACTCAATCAGCAACGAAACAGTCTTGTTGGATTTATCAATAACCTTCAAACAAATCGATCAAGATTAAATGGCCAATTGGCAAATATTAATCAGCAAATTAGCCATGCCGAATCCCGGCTTAACGCTATCCCTGGTGAAATAAGACAAACAGATGCCAAGATAGTAGAACTTGAAACAGAGAGGCAGGGTCTGCCCTACTAA
- a CDS encoding Mce/MlaD family protein: MQDPNTTTLQSLPPLPGETEAPANHLNPTETAKNSNSKVAFAFIGIIFIAVGVGGYMLYKSVSDQLGLNQAATPAEVIDALNSSVISDDQKSLLPAAGVVPKQDIDITNATEFVSEIAPVDEFDQLNSQVNDLLDALNQVNNLSEQLNRQINQVNQRVDSLEGVINSQSEQSQLVVAELDDIKKLVQSLDQKVSDTARSAKTSEQTRVVQPSPPKTLSSAIWQGRQAVLVNDRAAIRMFYVGDTVANWQIEALNSHSIVWRSLLSNERITAEIGG; the protein is encoded by the coding sequence ATGCAAGACCCAAACACAACTACCCTTCAATCACTGCCACCACTGCCAGGTGAAACTGAAGCGCCTGCAAATCATCTTAACCCAACTGAAACCGCTAAGAATAGTAACTCCAAGGTCGCTTTTGCGTTCATTGGTATTATTTTTATTGCTGTGGGCGTAGGTGGCTATATGCTTTATAAGTCCGTGAGTGATCAACTGGGATTAAATCAAGCAGCAACACCGGCTGAAGTGATTGACGCACTAAACTCAAGTGTCATTAGTGATGATCAAAAATCATTATTACCTGCTGCTGGTGTTGTGCCCAAGCAAGATATTGACATTACCAATGCCACTGAATTTGTATCTGAAATCGCTCCAGTGGATGAATTTGATCAGCTTAATAGTCAAGTAAATGACCTGCTTGATGCTTTAAATCAAGTCAATAATCTATCCGAACAACTTAACAGGCAGATTAATCAAGTCAATCAACGAGTTGATAGCTTAGAGGGTGTTATCAATTCACAATCTGAGCAATCTCAATTAGTCGTCGCCGAACTTGATGACATCAAAAAGCTTGTACAAAGTCTTGATCAAAAAGTATCAGATACAGCTAGATCAGCTAAAACATCTGAGCAAACCCGAGTTGTACAGCCCTCACCTCCCAAAACATTATCATCAGCAATATGGCAAGGACGCCAGGCGGTGCTTGTTAATGATAGAGCAGCTATTAGGATGTTTTATGTGGGTGATACCGTGGCAAATTGGCAAATTGAAGCACTTAACAGCCACTCAATTGTCTGGCGTTCATTACTGAGCAATGAGCGTATTACTGCGGAAATAGGAGGGTAA
- a CDS encoding transglycosylase SLT domain-containing protein translates to MKPTISIFKVLTLCVTLAFLPKQAWSSLFDQVAQEKQVNASILWLIALQESAPPGTLIPHPWTANFNGRGYYYSSREEAYFAIKQAVNDGFKVDVGLMQVNWFYHADRFNNDLWSALDPLTNIRVASDILLDFSKHGTFEAIGRYHCPNWQLDWCKDKAHTYANSVIRRLRHYE, encoded by the coding sequence ATGAAGCCCACGATCTCGATATTTAAAGTATTAACTCTATGTGTCACTCTAGCGTTTTTGCCAAAACAAGCCTGGTCATCATTATTTGATCAGGTCGCACAAGAGAAGCAAGTAAATGCCTCGATACTATGGTTAATCGCATTACAAGAATCGGCCCCGCCTGGCACGCTAATACCTCACCCATGGACGGCTAATTTCAATGGACGTGGGTATTACTATAGTTCGAGAGAAGAGGCTTACTTCGCTATCAAGCAGGCTGTTAATGATGGGTTTAAGGTTGATGTTGGATTGATGCAAGTTAATTGGTTTTATCATGCCGACCGTTTTAATAACGATCTTTGGTCAGCACTCGATCCACTCACTAATATTCGCGTAGCCTCCGACATTCTCCTAGATTTCTCAAAGCACGGCACATTTGAAGCTATTGGGCGCTATCACTGCCCAAACTGGCAACTGGATTGGTGTAAGGATAAAGCTCACACCTATGCTAATAGCGTTATACGGAGGTTAAGACACTATGAGTAG
- a CDS encoding PFL_4695 family integrating conjugative element protein — MLKVINKSVIVSCFALGFGFNAAHAQLPVIAEVGPTYPVTSMFSHLHKFTKLDVREVFTQIDQAGVNRVTPVDYYTMVQNQLPINTHAQPGPFAQYESVMAARVDVPVCIVGDDGFSQAWLRQNAAKLIEYGAVCLIAHAQDMDGLKNIIQSASGVYIQPASASTLIDELEIKHYPALIYNGWVVQ, encoded by the coding sequence ATGCTTAAAGTAATCAACAAATCCGTTATTGTCTCGTGCTTCGCTCTAGGCTTTGGTTTTAATGCCGCCCATGCACAATTGCCCGTAATTGCAGAAGTTGGCCCAACTTACCCGGTTACATCCATGTTTTCCCATTTACACAAATTCACAAAACTAGATGTGCGCGAGGTTTTCACTCAAATAGACCAGGCCGGGGTCAACCGTGTAACGCCGGTCGATTATTACACGATGGTGCAAAACCAATTACCCATTAACACTCATGCCCAGCCCGGGCCATTTGCTCAGTATGAGAGTGTTATGGCTGCTCGTGTTGATGTGCCGGTGTGCATTGTAGGTGACGATGGATTTAGCCAGGCCTGGTTGCGTCAAAATGCGGCTAAGCTTATAGAATACGGAGCCGTCTGTTTAATTGCTCATGCTCAAGATATGGACGGGTTAAAGAACATTATCCAGAGTGCATCGGGCGTGTACATTCAACCTGCATCAGCCAGTACGTTGATTGATGAACTCGAAATAAAGCACTACCCTGCTTTGATCTATAACGGCTGGGTGGTGCAATGA
- the traD gene encoding type IV conjugative transfer system coupling protein TraD: MIFKNHYPVEALLRPPVEFYAALTAWTLALIAVTMPTVIMMTDSVAYASAGVLFLFGLRRFRQGYAVWSYHRHLVRLPYYGLRPRQIPVSNRFLFLGLGFKWTQTHTQRLLDTTDPVNKRFITPNVFYRLARQIEFKLDRLRALAFVISILSSSSRWNPVAPLPPVGGNPAIHAVGMPEGEDPIRLPIGERVGHILVLGATRVGKTRLAEILITQDIRRGDVVVVMDPKGDADLLMRCKMEAERAKRPFFAFHLGFPEISARYNGIGTFSKITEPAGRLTDALPSEGNSAAFKEFGWRFANIIIQADVALGNKPHYQSIRRYINNIEPLLLAYGKKILTLKGPDGWANVYKQIMGNLDPKTLPFALKDRNPEGIALLKLVEQIDFYDPVLDGLLSAFKYDRTYFDKIVSSLGPLLEKLTTGRVAELIAPDYEDIQDKRPIFDWMSVIRQNAVVYVGLDALSDSTVASAVGASMFADLTSVSGFVYKHGIGFGLPNDIATGQRKVAIHADEFNELVGDQFIPMINKAGGSGYQVTAYTQTVSDIEARIGSKAKSGQIQGNFNNLIMMRVKEPMTAEVLTNQLPMVKINELMQVSGVGDSSDPGSGVDFTSKNEDRLSTREVAMIGVHDVIKLPKGQAFALIEGGQLYKLRVPMPEKEDDPNITTEWSMALTQMKAKYKTGSGLMQRDNLWLDDQVQANEQQNLERRFGGGDNDIAGTSSSDSGD; the protein is encoded by the coding sequence ATGATCTTTAAAAATCACTACCCCGTCGAAGCATTACTAAGGCCACCGGTTGAGTTTTATGCAGCTTTAACCGCTTGGACGCTTGCTTTAATTGCAGTCACCATGCCTACAGTTATTATGATGACCGATAGCGTGGCCTATGCCTCCGCAGGGGTATTATTTCTATTTGGTTTGCGTCGATTTAGACAGGGTTATGCTGTTTGGTCATATCATCGTCATCTTGTGAGGCTGCCCTACTATGGGTTACGCCCACGTCAAATACCGGTGTCTAACCGGTTTTTGTTTTTGGGATTAGGCTTTAAATGGACGCAAACCCATACCCAGCGACTGCTTGATACGACCGATCCGGTAAACAAACGATTTATAACTCCCAATGTCTTCTACCGCCTGGCAAGACAAATTGAATTTAAGTTAGATCGTTTACGCGCTTTAGCATTTGTTATTTCAATTCTGTCTTCATCTAGTCGTTGGAATCCGGTCGCACCCCTGCCACCGGTTGGCGGCAATCCGGCGATTCATGCCGTCGGGATGCCAGAAGGCGAGGATCCAATACGTTTACCGATTGGAGAGCGGGTTGGTCACATACTGGTATTGGGCGCCACACGAGTTGGTAAAACACGTTTAGCCGAAATCTTAATTACCCAAGATATTCGCCGGGGTGATGTGGTCGTCGTCATGGATCCCAAGGGCGACGCGGATCTGTTAATGCGTTGCAAAATGGAAGCAGAACGTGCCAAGCGCCCATTTTTTGCTTTCCATTTAGGTTTTCCTGAAATCTCTGCTCGCTATAACGGTATTGGCACCTTTTCAAAGATCACAGAACCTGCCGGTCGCTTAACTGATGCGCTACCCTCCGAAGGCAACTCAGCTGCTTTTAAAGAGTTCGGTTGGCGATTTGCCAACATTATTATCCAGGCCGATGTTGCCCTGGGCAATAAACCGCACTATCAATCAATTCGCCGTTACATCAACAACATTGAGCCTTTATTGTTGGCTTATGGGAAGAAAATTCTGACCCTAAAAGGGCCGGATGGTTGGGCAAATGTTTATAAGCAAATTATGGGCAATCTTGATCCTAAAACCCTGCCCTTCGCTCTAAAAGACCGAAACCCTGAAGGAATTGCTTTGCTTAAGTTGGTTGAGCAAATTGATTTTTATGATCCGGTACTCGATGGCTTGTTGTCTGCCTTTAAGTATGACCGTACCTACTTTGACAAAATCGTATCCTCACTTGGCCCCTTACTTGAAAAGCTTACAACCGGTCGCGTGGCTGAATTGATTGCGCCGGATTATGAGGATATTCAAGATAAGCGCCCGATTTTCGATTGGATGTCGGTTATTCGTCAAAACGCCGTTGTTTATGTGGGCTTGGATGCGCTATCCGATTCGACCGTTGCCTCAGCGGTGGGGGCTTCTATGTTTGCCGATCTTACGTCGGTATCAGGCTTTGTTTATAAGCACGGTATAGGCTTTGGCTTACCAAATGACATAGCTACCGGCCAACGCAAGGTGGCTATTCATGCCGATGAATTTAACGAGTTGGTAGGTGATCAGTTTATTCCGATGATCAACAAGGCCGGTGGCTCGGGCTATCAAGTAACCGCCTACACTCAAACGGTCTCGGACATTGAAGCGCGAATTGGTTCTAAAGCCAAGTCTGGCCAAATTCAAGGTAACTTTAACAACCTCATTATGATGCGCGTTAAAGAGCCTATGACAGCTGAAGTGCTCACTAATCAGTTACCCATGGTCAAGATTAACGAATTGATGCAAGTATCTGGTGTCGGTGATTCATCTGACCCAGGCTCCGGGGTAGATTTTACTTCTAAGAACGAAGATCGTTTATCAACACGCGAAGTTGCCATGATCGGTGTGCATGATGTTATCAAACTGCCCAAAGGCCAGGCTTTCGCGTTAATTGAGGGCGGTCAACTCTACAAGCTTCGAGTGCCTATGCCGGAAAAAGAAGATGATCCGAACATTACAACGGAGTGGTCGATGGCGCTTACTCAAATGAAGGCAAAATATAAAACAGGTTCTGGTTTAATGCAGCGCGATAACTTATGGCTTGATGATCAAGTACAAGCCAATGAGCAGCAAAACCTTGAGCGCCGTTTTGGTGGTGGCGATAACGATATTGCTGGCACAAGTTCAAGTGATTCAGGGGATTAA
- a CDS encoding DUF4400 domain-containing protein produces the protein MAAQQEKVSFFGAIVGLFFGMIGAIIGALFLSIIFEWVGMFFNWWTLPGSEHAKMMLDREISWVSSDFKAAMITPLSVVTLFTEYAYFYLVKFTGLEWLVLKFQGSVFYDYGLAMIYIIELTAVRLAVILLSLPALFLFGLFALVDGLVERDLRTWGGGRETSFVYHHARKWISLFLYLPVMLYISAPWSIHPSIFVLVFALPFGYTVWLAATYFKKYL, from the coding sequence ATGGCCGCACAACAGGAAAAAGTATCCTTTTTTGGAGCAATTGTAGGACTGTTTTTTGGCATGATTGGAGCCATCATTGGTGCCCTATTCTTATCCATTATTTTTGAATGGGTGGGCATGTTTTTTAACTGGTGGACTTTACCAGGATCAGAACATGCCAAGATGATGCTTGATCGGGAAATATCATGGGTCAGTAGTGATTTTAAAGCTGCCATGATTACACCGCTATCCGTTGTAACGCTCTTTACTGAGTACGCCTATTTTTATTTGGTGAAGTTTACCGGTTTAGAGTGGCTGGTTTTAAAGTTTCAAGGATCCGTTTTTTATGATTATGGCTTGGCCATGATTTACATCATTGAGCTAACCGCTGTGCGCCTGGCGGTCATCCTGTTATCGCTGCCAGCCTTGTTTTTGTTTGGTCTTTTTGCACTTGTAGATGGCCTAGTTGAGCGAGATCTGCGTACTTGGGGCGGCGGTCGTGAGACCTCTTTTGTCTATCATCATGCTCGCAAGTGGATTTCATTATTTCTTTATTTGCCAGTCATGCTCTACATATCCGCACCCTGGAGTATTCACCCCTCTATTTTTGTTCTAGTGTTTGCGTTGCCGTTTGGGTACACGGTCTGGTTAGCTGCAACCTATTTCAAAAAATATCTTTAA
- a CDS encoding integrative conjugative element protein, RAQPRD family, with product MKKVILMASAISILSGCQTAQTRIDDSDSEYWYKVTSAQPSQGVAVVEAPEVIELSQDFVMPISVSYEPAFSSQAAERRALLDVLAHIEQTESLIRAAQAQQNPDQRIKFRYDWLRHDLGKMSSGIRNHLNDPSSQPRVIEPLIGDYRR from the coding sequence ATGAAGAAAGTGATATTGATGGCATCAGCCATTTCGATACTCTCAGGATGTCAGACGGCACAAACACGAATCGACGATTCAGATAGTGAATACTGGTACAAAGTTACATCAGCACAACCTAGTCAGGGCGTTGCGGTAGTTGAAGCTCCAGAGGTAATTGAGTTATCGCAAGATTTTGTAATGCCTATATCTGTTAGTTACGAACCGGCTTTTAGTAGCCAGGCAGCAGAGCGACGCGCTTTATTAGATGTGCTTGCTCATATTGAACAAACTGAATCGTTGATTAGGGCTGCACAAGCGCAGCAAAACCCTGATCAGCGAATCAAGTTTCGATATGACTGGCTCAGACACGATCTGGGAAAAATGTCTTCCGGTATCAGAAACCATTTGAATGACCCATCTAGTCAGCCGCGTGTTATTGAACCCCTTATTGGCGATTATCGCCGTTAA
- a CDS encoding TIGR03750 family conjugal transfer protein — MAHLPETDLVAAVLDRDPRVIKGATMDELLMLVKFFGGSGFVTGLIIGLIFVPSYALIPAIVITLISLGLGVWMGSVSLLTIKRDKPQGYVLQWISIKLSQKASGLKPKFIYGARHFSINRKPFTQNK, encoded by the coding sequence ATGGCTCATCTACCTGAAACTGATCTAGTGGCCGCTGTACTCGACCGAGATCCACGCGTCATAAAAGGCGCAACAATGGACGAACTGCTCATGCTGGTGAAGTTTTTCGGTGGATCGGGTTTTGTAACAGGCCTAATCATAGGCCTGATTTTTGTACCTTCATACGCCTTGATACCCGCCATTGTTATTACCCTGATTTCCTTGGGGTTAGGGGTATGGATGGGTTCGGTATCTCTGCTCACAATAAAAAGGGATAAGCCACAAGGTTATGTACTGCAATGGATCTCTATCAAGTTAAGTCAAAAAGCTAGTGGGCTGAAACCCAAGTTTATTTACGGTGCTCGCCACTTTTCGATTAATCGTAAACCCTTCACTCAAAACAAATAA